In the Streptomyces formicae genome, one interval contains:
- a CDS encoding (2,3-dihydroxybenzoyl)adenylate synthase produces MSTSRTPGAIEAPTWPEEFATRYREAGWWRGETFGQLLSDRAAEHPDRTAIVDPASNRRWTYADLDLRADRLAAGLLARGIAKGDKVVVQLPNIAEFFETIFALFRIGALPVFALPAHRETEIRYFCEFTGAAAYVIPAEHGGFDYRELATKVLAEVPSLRHVFVADGDPGAFEALSDVPADPVPIPDPPAPSDLAFLQLSGGSTGVPKLIPRTHDDYIYSLWGSNELCAVDESSVYLVALPAAHNFPLSSPGSLGALYAGARVVLCPQPSPDVAFPLIESEGVTLTGLVPPLALVWTEAAAETAYDLSSLDVLLVGGAKFSEEAARRVKPALDCTLQQVFGMAEGLVNYTRLDDDTETIVTTQGRPISPDDEIRVVDDEDNDLPVGETGHLLTRGPYTIRGYWNAPEHNARSFTADGFYRTGDIVRLTPTGHLVVEGRAKDQINRGGEKIAAEEVENHLLAHPAVHDANVVAEPDPYLGERTCAYVILRAGADPVKPIAIKKFVRERGLAAYKVPDRVEFVTAFPQTGVGKISKKDLRAASAQPAP; encoded by the coding sequence GTGAGCACGTCCCGGACCCCCGGGGCGATCGAAGCCCCCACCTGGCCCGAGGAGTTCGCGACCCGCTACCGGGAAGCGGGCTGGTGGCGAGGCGAGACGTTCGGCCAGCTCCTGAGCGACAGGGCGGCCGAGCACCCGGACCGCACAGCGATCGTCGACCCGGCGTCGAACCGCCGCTGGACGTACGCGGACCTCGACCTCCGCGCCGACAGGCTGGCCGCGGGCCTGCTCGCCCGCGGCATCGCCAAGGGCGACAAGGTGGTCGTCCAGCTCCCCAACATCGCCGAGTTCTTCGAGACGATCTTCGCGCTCTTCCGCATCGGCGCGCTCCCCGTCTTCGCGCTGCCCGCGCACCGCGAGACGGAGATCCGCTACTTCTGCGAGTTCACCGGCGCCGCCGCCTACGTCATCCCCGCGGAGCACGGCGGCTTCGACTACCGCGAGCTCGCGACGAAGGTGCTCGCCGAAGTCCCCTCCCTGCGACACGTGTTCGTGGCGGACGGCGACCCCGGCGCCTTCGAGGCGCTGTCGGACGTCCCCGCGGACCCGGTGCCGATCCCCGACCCGCCCGCCCCCTCCGACCTGGCGTTCCTCCAGCTCTCCGGCGGCTCCACCGGCGTACCGAAGCTGATCCCGCGCACCCACGACGACTACATCTACTCGCTGTGGGGCTCCAACGAACTCTGCGCGGTGGACGAGTCGTCGGTCTACCTGGTCGCCCTCCCCGCGGCCCACAACTTCCCGCTCTCCTCGCCCGGTTCGCTCGGCGCGCTCTACGCGGGCGCGCGCGTCGTGCTCTGCCCGCAGCCGAGCCCCGACGTCGCCTTCCCGCTCATCGAGTCCGAGGGCGTCACCCTCACGGGCCTGGTGCCCCCGCTGGCCCTGGTCTGGACGGAGGCGGCGGCCGAAACGGCGTACGACCTGAGCAGCCTGGACGTACTCCTGGTGGGCGGCGCGAAGTTCAGCGAGGAGGCGGCTCGGCGGGTGAAGCCCGCGCTCGACTGCACGTTGCAGCAGGTCTTCGGCATGGCGGAGGGCCTGGTCAACTACACGCGCCTGGACGACGACACGGAGACGATCGTCACGACGCAGGGCCGCCCCATCTCCCCGGACGACGAGATCCGCGTCGTCGACGACGAGGACAACGACCTGCCCGTCGGTGAGACGGGCCACCTCCTGACCCGCGGCCCCTACACGATCCGCGGCTACTGGAACGCGCCGGAGCACAACGCCCGTTCCTTCACGGCCGACGGCTTCTACCGCACCGGCGACATCGTCCGCCTCACCCCGACGGGACACCTGGTCGTCGAGGGCCGCGCCAAGGACCAGATCAACCGGGGCGGCGAGAAGATCGCGGCGGAGGAGGTCGAGAACCACCTCCTCGCCCACCCCGCCGTGCACGACGCCAACGTGGTCGCCGAGCCCGATCCGTATCTGGGCGAGCGGACCTGCGCGTACGTGATCCTGCGCGCGGGCGCCGACCCGGTGAAGCCGATCGCCATCAAGAAGTTCGTACGGGAGCGGGGTCTTGCGGCGTACAAGGTGCCGGACCGCGTCGAGTTCGTGACGGCGTTCCCGCAGACGGGGGTGGGCAAGATCTCCAAGAAGGACCTGCGGGCGGCGTCCGCGCAGCCAGCCCCTTGA
- the dhbC gene encoding isochorismate synthase DhbC, with protein sequence MSTAPEVATHVTTAEQAHPAVGAATALLDAYTPGERFLATPTRTLLTEGVHAHVPHDERPLPHRIAATLADARRTGPAKPYVVGAIPFDHTAPAALAVPRALRTAPPLTADPLIALPADPPDATDWRIRPVPSPEAYGAGVASAVERMWRGDFSKVVLARTLELTAQAPLDLPVMLQRLARRDPSGYTFALPTAPGRTLIGASPELLVSRRGHQVVANPLAGSTPRSDDLAEDVRRAAALLESAKDLHEHAVVVDAVHQALASFCTDLTVPARPTLIRTATMWHLSTTVTGTVASPDTSALELACALHPTPAVCGTPTATAREVIRETEPFDRGFFTGMVGWGDANGDGEWVVTIRCAEAEERSLRLYAGAGVVAASEPEAETAETGAKFRTFLNAVGAEL encoded by the coding sequence GTGTCGACGGCACCCGAGGTCGCCACACACGTGACGACGGCCGAACAGGCCCACCCCGCCGTAGGAGCGGCCACCGCCCTCCTCGACGCCTACACCCCGGGCGAACGGTTCCTCGCGACGCCGACCCGCACCCTGCTCACCGAGGGCGTCCACGCGCACGTCCCGCACGACGAGAGACCCTTGCCGCACCGCATCGCGGCAACCCTCGCCGACGCCCGCCGCACCGGCCCGGCCAAGCCGTACGTCGTGGGCGCGATCCCGTTCGACCACACGGCCCCGGCCGCCCTGGCGGTGCCCCGCGCCCTGCGCACCGCGCCCCCGCTGACCGCGGACCCCCTGATCGCCCTCCCCGCCGACCCGCCGGACGCCACCGACTGGCGGATCCGCCCGGTCCCCTCCCCCGAGGCGTACGGCGCGGGCGTGGCCTCCGCCGTCGAGCGCATGTGGCGCGGCGACTTCAGCAAGGTCGTCCTGGCCCGCACCCTCGAACTCACCGCGCAGGCCCCCCTGGACCTCCCCGTGATGCTCCAGCGCCTGGCCCGCCGCGACCCCTCCGGCTACACCTTCGCGCTGCCGACGGCCCCCGGCCGCACCCTGATCGGCGCCAGCCCCGAACTCCTGGTCTCGCGCCGCGGCCACCAGGTCGTGGCGAACCCCCTCGCGGGCTCGACCCCCCGCAGCGACGACCTCGCCGAGGACGTGCGCCGCGCCGCCGCGCTCCTGGAGTCGGCCAAGGACCTGCACGAGCACGCGGTCGTGGTGGACGCCGTCCACCAGGCGCTCGCGTCCTTCTGCACGGACCTGACGGTCCCGGCCCGCCCCACCCTGATCCGTACGGCGACGATGTGGCACCTGTCCACGACGGTCACCGGTACGGTCGCCTCGCCCGACACCTCCGCGCTCGAACTGGCCTGCGCGCTGCACCCCACCCCCGCGGTCTGCGGCACCCCGACGGCCACCGCGCGCGAGGTGATCCGCGAGACGGAACCGTTCGACCGGGGCTTCTTCACCGGCATGGTCGGCTGGGGCGACGCCAACGGCGACGGCGAGTGGGTCGTGACGATCCGCTGCGCCGAGGCCGAGGAGCGCAGCCTGCGCCTGTACGCGGGCGCGGGCGTGGTCGCCGCGTCGGAACCGGAGGCGGAGACGGCCGAGACGGGCGCGAAGTTCCGCACGTTCCTGAACGCGGTGGGGGCGGAACTGTGA
- a CDS encoding class I SAM-dependent methyltransferase, whose product MWKSGIKKLLGRAGYDIVRSIDNRGGVDDFLPFEATMRAARAAGLSVGDYLDEVMNGTPGATQSTIDELRALGVFAADPDTVLEIGPGSGRYLEKTLKECSPGRYEIYETAAPWAAYLVDTFKVTARPTAECSLAPTSDNSVDLVQAHKVFNTVTFLSAARYFFEMARVTRPGGRIVFDVMTEACLDPATMRAWVAKGGDGHDSYPAAMPRQACVDLFATLGCGLEASFLAPVGFASTEVLVFTKEA is encoded by the coding sequence ATGTGGAAATCAGGGATCAAGAAGCTCTTGGGGCGCGCCGGATACGACATCGTGCGCAGCATCGACAACCGGGGTGGGGTGGACGACTTCCTCCCCTTCGAGGCGACGATGCGGGCCGCGCGGGCGGCCGGTCTGTCGGTCGGCGACTACCTCGACGAAGTCATGAACGGCACGCCCGGCGCCACCCAGTCCACCATCGACGAGTTACGCGCTCTCGGCGTGTTCGCCGCCGACCCCGACACGGTCCTCGAGATCGGCCCCGGGTCCGGGCGGTACCTGGAGAAGACGCTCAAGGAGTGCTCGCCGGGGCGTTACGAGATCTACGAGACGGCGGCGCCCTGGGCCGCCTACCTGGTGGACACCTTCAAGGTGACCGCCCGGCCCACCGCGGAGTGCAGTCTCGCCCCGACCTCCGACAACAGCGTCGACCTCGTCCAGGCCCACAAGGTCTTCAACACCGTGACCTTCCTCAGCGCCGCCCGCTACTTCTTCGAGATGGCGCGGGTCACCCGGCCCGGTGGCCGGATCGTCTTCGACGTCATGACGGAGGCGTGCCTGGACCCCGCCACGATGCGCGCCTGGGTGGCGAAGGGCGGCGACGGGCACGACTCCTATCCGGCGGCCATGCCCCGCCAGGCGTGCGTGGACCTCTTCGCGACCCTCGGCTGCGGCCTGGAAGCCAGCTTCCTGGCTCCCGTGGGCTTCGCCTCCACCGAGGTGCTCGTCTTCACGAAGGAAGCGTGA
- a CDS encoding isochorismatase family protein has product MALPAITPYPMPSADELPANRVDWTVDPSRAVLLVHDLQNYFLTAYDREQSPIPELLGSVRELKEQAARLGIPVVHTAQPGGQTPAERGLQQDFWGPGLPDDAEAAAIAPEIGPAPADTVLTKWKYSGFVRTDLLERLREQGRDQLVITGVYAHIGVLMTACDAWMQDIQAFVVADAVADFSADDHAMALRWAAGKCAVVTTADTVFSPHSSKEG; this is encoded by the coding sequence ATGGCCCTCCCCGCCATCACCCCCTACCCGATGCCGTCGGCCGACGAGCTGCCCGCGAACCGGGTCGACTGGACCGTGGACCCCTCCCGCGCGGTGCTCCTCGTCCACGACCTGCAGAACTACTTCCTGACGGCGTACGACCGCGAGCAGTCGCCGATCCCTGAACTTCTCGGCTCCGTACGGGAGTTGAAGGAGCAGGCGGCACGGCTCGGCATCCCGGTCGTGCACACCGCGCAGCCCGGCGGCCAGACCCCCGCCGAGCGCGGCCTCCAGCAGGACTTCTGGGGCCCTGGCCTGCCCGACGACGCCGAGGCTGCGGCGATCGCGCCCGAGATCGGCCCGGCGCCCGCCGACACGGTGCTCACGAAGTGGAAGTACAGCGGCTTCGTCCGCACCGACCTCCTGGAGCGGCTGCGCGAGCAGGGCCGCGACCAGCTGGTCATCACGGGTGTCTACGCCCACATCGGCGTACTGATGACGGCGTGCGACGCGTGGATGCAGGACATCCAGGCGTTCGTCGTCGCCGACGCGGTGGCCGACTTCTCCGCCGACGACCACGCGATGGCGCTGCGCTGGGCGGCGGGCAAGTGCGCGGTGGTCACCACGGCGGACACCGTCTTCTCCCCGCACTCCTCCAAGGAAGGCTGA
- a CDS encoding phosphopantetheine-binding protein, translated as MSLTLDQLRADVADVLGEDPADIPADENLVDYGLDSVRLMTLLGRWRRDHGVTASFADLAEQPALEKWVPLLAQGA; from the coding sequence ATGTCCCTGACTCTCGATCAGCTCCGTGCCGACGTGGCCGACGTCCTCGGCGAGGACCCGGCCGACATCCCCGCGGACGAGAACCTCGTCGACTACGGCCTCGACTCCGTACGCCTGATGACCCTCCTGGGCCGCTGGCGCCGCGACCACGGCGTCACGGCGTCCTTCGCGGACCTGGCGGAGCAGCCCGCCCTGGAGAAGTGGGTGCCGCTGCTCGCGCAGGGGGCGTGA
- a CDS encoding 2,3-dihydro-2,3-dihydroxybenzoate dehydrogenase, with translation MPEHIPQEPGEFTGRTALVTGAGQGIGAAVATALAARGAHVVATDRDAHGIDELAAAHRGAITPRVMDVTNPLAVTAVVDDVVREHGSLDLLVNVAGILRAAPVAELTDADWADTFAVNTTGVFHTSRAAAAHMTARGSGCIVTVASNAAGIPRTGMAAYAASKAAATMFTKCLGLEIARTGVRCNVVAPGSTDTAMQRSLWTDDEAPQRVIAGDPETYRTGIPLGRIADPQDIAEAVVFLASDRARHITLQELYVDGGATLR, from the coding sequence ATGCCAGAGCACATACCGCAGGAGCCGGGCGAGTTCACCGGACGCACCGCGCTGGTGACCGGCGCGGGCCAGGGCATCGGCGCCGCGGTGGCCACCGCGCTCGCCGCGCGCGGCGCCCACGTGGTCGCCACCGACCGCGACGCCCACGGCATCGACGAACTGGCCGCCGCCCACCGCGGCGCGATCACGCCCCGCGTCATGGACGTCACGAACCCCCTGGCCGTCACCGCGGTCGTCGACGACGTCGTCCGCGAACACGGCTCCCTCGACCTCCTGGTGAACGTCGCGGGAATCCTCCGCGCCGCCCCCGTCGCCGAACTGACCGACGCCGACTGGGCCGACACCTTCGCCGTGAACACCACCGGCGTCTTCCACACCTCCCGCGCGGCCGCCGCACACATGACCGCGCGCGGCTCCGGCTGCATCGTCACCGTCGCCTCCAACGCCGCGGGCATCCCCCGCACCGGCATGGCCGCGTACGCCGCGTCCAAGGCGGCGGCCACGATGTTCACCAAGTGCCTGGGCCTGGAGATCGCCCGCACGGGCGTCCGCTGCAACGTGGTGGCCCCCGGCTCGACGGACACCGCGATGCAACGCTCCCTGTGGACGGACGACGAGGCCCCGCAACGCGTCATCGCGGGCGACCCCGAGACGTACCGCACGGGCATCCCCCTGGGCCGGATCGCCGATCCCCAGGACATCGCCGAGGCAGTCGTCTTCCTCGCCTCGGACCGAGCACGCCACATCACCCTCCAAGAGCTGTACGTCGACGGCGGCGCGACCCTGCGCTGA